The proteins below come from a single Gossypium raimondii isolate GPD5lz chromosome 2, ASM2569854v1, whole genome shotgun sequence genomic window:
- the LOC105788270 gene encoding probable membrane-associated kinase regulator 2, with product MFTLLHFPLPLNPPTFSHSLLFFTLLFLFQKPHSNFIFFFSILALPTMEAFSLLKYWRGGGSDGTNACVNTRSSASSGCTTTTIVTAATTHLAVDTDDDDDGPFFDLEFSVPDEDESEDNEEDNVEDDESEVDTKPDGGYSDGESETEFDFAVPVESNSSLESKPQQCTVSLLKSAAKVRVFLLKLKKTKLNSNEKTEPPKKQVGSDSTNKKYNKNRFFTVKFKVEEVPIMSLFSKDNGKSQKQQSSDGSVSDEKRFSKDVMQRYLKKVKPLYVKVSRRYGEKLKFSGQLNPPSTVAKEPVGENEVHLKSSKRVNVPAGLRVVCKHLGSNRSASSAVAAAPPPSSVVSSKRRDDSQLQQEDGVQSAILHCKRSFNRSPDSSMSSSSNEKSE from the exons ATGTTCACTCTGCTGCACTTCCCATTACCCCTAAACCCTCCCACTTTCTCTCACTCCCTCCTTTTTTTCACTttactttttctatttcaaaaaccccattcaaattttatcttctttttctctatACTGGCTCTCCCAACTATGGAAGCTTTTAGCTTGCTTAAGTATTGGCGAGGCGGCGGCAGCGACGGTACCAATGCTTGTGTTAACACACGTTCCTCCGCCAGTTCTGGTTGCACAACGACCACGATTGTCACGGCGGCCACTACTCATCTGGCAGTGGATACTGACGACGACGACGATGGACCTTTCTTTGACTTAGAATTTTCAGTTCCTGATGAGGATGAATCTGAGGACAACGAAGAAGATAatgttgaagatgatgaaagtGAGGTTGATACCAAACCTGACGGTGGTTACTCCGATGGTGAAAGTGAAACTGAGTTCGACTTTGCAGTACCCGTTGAGTCGAACTCTTCTTTGGAGTCAAAGCCTCAACAATGCACTGTCTCATTGTTGAAATCAGCTGCTAAGGTTCGTGTTTTTTTGTTGAAGTTGAAGAAGACGAAGCTTAACTCAAATGAAAAAACAGAGCCGCCAAAAAAGCAAGTAGGAAGCGACAGTACTAACAAGAAGTACAACAAGAACAGGTTTTTTACAGTGAAGTTCAAGGTTGAAGAGGTTCCTATAATGTCTCTGTTCTCCAAAGACAACGGTAAGTCTCAAAAACAGCAAAGCTCCGACGGTTCTGTTTCCGATGAAAAGAGATTCTCCAAAGATGTAATGCAACGATACTTAAAGAAAGTCAAGCCACTTTATGTTAAGGTTTCGAGAAGGTACGGTGAGAAATTAAAGTTTTCAGGGCAGTTAAACCCACCGTCTACGGTGGCTAAAGAACCAGTTGGAGAGAATGAGGTGCACTTGAAGAGCAGCAAGCGTGTGAATGTTCCAGCGGGACTTAGAGTGGTTTGTAAGCATTTGGGAAGTAATAGATCAGCTTCCTCCGCCGTAGCGGCTGCTCCTCCTCCGTCGTCGGTGGTTTCGTCCAAGAGGAGAGATGATTCTCAGTTGCAGCAAGAGGACGGCGTTCAAAGCGCCATCTTGCATTGCAAAAGATCCTTCAATCGTTCTCCAG ATTCTTCCATGTCGTCAAGCTCTAATGAAAAATCGGAGTAA